One window from the genome of Mycolicibacterium gadium encodes:
- a CDS encoding heme-binding protein, with protein sequence MLNLQTARRLVIPLFAGAASCAALLGVSPIALADNGMNPPTCTTADLEGVRAGVDASTSAYLFTHPDLNGFMSTLSGLSREQVTEHVTTYMETHPQEKSEMTGIRQPLMDIKNHCGSIVNP encoded by the coding sequence ATGCTCAACCTTCAGACCGCACGCCGGCTGGTGATTCCCTTGTTCGCCGGCGCGGCCTCGTGTGCCGCACTGCTTGGCGTATCCCCTATCGCGTTGGCGGACAACGGGATGAATCCGCCCACCTGCACCACAGCCGATCTCGAAGGTGTCCGGGCCGGGGTCGATGCGTCGACATCGGCCTATCTGTTCACCCACCCCGACTTGAATGGTTTCATGAGCACGCTTTCTGGCCTGTCACGCGAACAGGTCACCGAGCATGTCACGACCTACATGGAGACTCATCCGCAGGAGAAGTCGGAGATGACCGGCATCCGTCAGCCGTTGATGGACATCAAGAACCACTGCGGCTCGATCGTCAATCCCTGA
- a CDS encoding rubredoxin: MNDYKLFICVQCGFEYDEAKGWPEDGIAPGTRWDDIPDDWSCPDCGAAKSDFEMVEVARS, encoded by the coding sequence ATGAACGACTACAAACTGTTCATCTGCGTGCAGTGTGGATTCGAGTACGACGAGGCGAAGGGTTGGCCGGAGGACGGCATCGCCCCCGGGACGCGTTGGGACGACATCCCCGACGACTGGAGCTGCCCGGACTGCGGGGCCGCGAAGTCCGACTTCGAGATGGTGGAGGTGGCACGTTCGTGA
- a CDS encoding lipase family protein: MLIALASLFVPYAHADDPTIDDHHPYFNEDEYQAFYTPPVPLPPGQPGDLIRTEPSRLVLEPSGELGMIMANGTRIMYRSNDARGNPMAVTGTYFEPHNAWPGKGLRPLIVYGPGTQGQGDQCAPSRQFNQGIHWSPWLDLAFNYEELFVATMVARGFAIVMTDYEGLGTPGLHTYANRVSQGHAMLDAARAAKNLPGTSLTRDGPLAFWGYSQGGGAAASAAEMADSYAPELNIVGSYAGAPPADLKALFPFIDGSMLIGAVGYALNGVITAYPEHEAAIRATLTPRGADMLFKVQDQCVAETLTKFMFRHLQPYFNQDIFALVEQEPFKSLFDEQKLGRMKPNAPVLINSNRFDPLVPWAPAMQMGRDWCAQGADIEARTNEQPPFLNKAMINHGLPMLVDGEPAMQWIADRFNGLPTTPNCGQF, encoded by the coding sequence ATGCTCATTGCTCTCGCATCGCTTTTCGTGCCGTACGCGCACGCTGACGACCCGACCATCGATGACCATCACCCGTACTTCAACGAAGACGAGTATCAGGCGTTTTATACGCCGCCGGTGCCGTTACCGCCCGGACAGCCGGGCGACCTGATCCGTACCGAGCCGTCGCGGTTGGTGCTGGAACCGTCGGGTGAGCTGGGCATGATCATGGCCAACGGAACGCGAATCATGTACCGCAGCAACGATGCTCGCGGAAATCCGATGGCGGTGACAGGCACCTACTTCGAGCCCCACAACGCCTGGCCGGGCAAGGGGCTACGTCCGCTCATCGTGTACGGCCCCGGCACCCAGGGGCAGGGCGATCAATGCGCGCCGTCGCGGCAGTTCAATCAGGGCATCCACTGGTCGCCGTGGCTGGATCTGGCGTTCAACTACGAGGAGTTGTTCGTCGCGACGATGGTGGCGCGAGGGTTCGCGATCGTGATGACCGATTACGAGGGCCTCGGCACGCCGGGACTGCACACCTACGCGAATCGGGTGTCGCAGGGCCACGCGATGCTCGACGCGGCCCGTGCCGCCAAGAATCTGCCTGGCACCTCGCTAACCCGCGACGGACCGCTGGCCTTCTGGGGCTACTCGCAGGGCGGGGGAGCCGCGGCGTCCGCCGCGGAGATGGCCGATTCGTACGCGCCAGAACTCAACATCGTCGGTAGCTACGCCGGCGCGCCGCCCGCCGACCTGAAGGCGTTGTTCCCGTTCATCGACGGCAGCATGCTGATAGGAGCAGTGGGTTATGCGCTCAATGGGGTGATCACGGCTTACCCGGAGCACGAGGCCGCCATCCGGGCGACCCTGACCCCGCGCGGCGCGGACATGCTGTTCAAGGTGCAGGACCAATGCGTGGCGGAGACGCTGACGAAGTTCATGTTCCGGCACCTGCAGCCCTACTTCAATCAGGACATCTTCGCGCTCGTCGAGCAGGAGCCGTTCAAGTCGCTGTTCGACGAGCAGAAGCTGGGCCGTATGAAGCCCAATGCGCCAGTTCTCATCAACTCCAACCGATTCGACCCGCTTGTCCCGTGGGCGCCGGCGATGCAAATGGGCCGCGACTGGTGCGCCCAGGGCGCAGACATCGAGGCGCGCACCAACGAGCAACCGCCGTTCCTGAACAAGGCGATGATCAACCACGGTTTGCCGATGTTGGTCGACGGTGAGCCTGCGATGCAGTGGATTGCCGACCGGTTCAATGGATTACCGACGACGCCGAACTGCGGCCAGTTCTGA
- a CDS encoding DUF899 domain-containing protein: MTTHAVGTREQWRAAYERQLADEKELTRRATELARTRQELPWVPVDKEYVFDTTTGERTLAELFDGRSQLIVRHFMHGPKTPEGCPGCTFETDNLVGAVQHLAHRDVTFLLASRSPLPVLTAYKERMGWDVEWVSSGGSDFDADFFEHMYVPTPRRDPGPGGGGMLDVMELMALSCFALQDGTVFHTYSTYDRGTEALNATWQLLDRAPKGRGDDFSHWPRKRDEYDN; encoded by the coding sequence ATGACAACGCACGCCGTCGGGACGCGCGAACAGTGGCGGGCCGCATATGAGCGACAGTTGGCCGACGAGAAGGAACTGACGCGTCGCGCGACCGAGCTTGCGCGGACACGGCAAGAACTGCCGTGGGTGCCGGTCGACAAGGAGTACGTGTTCGACACGACGACCGGGGAGCGCACGCTCGCCGAGTTGTTCGACGGCCGGTCGCAGTTGATCGTGCGGCACTTCATGCACGGGCCCAAGACGCCGGAGGGCTGCCCGGGGTGCACGTTCGAAACGGACAACCTGGTCGGCGCCGTGCAGCATCTGGCGCACCGGGATGTGACGTTTCTGCTCGCATCGCGCTCGCCGTTGCCGGTCCTCACCGCATACAAAGAGCGGATGGGCTGGGACGTGGAGTGGGTGTCGTCCGGTGGCAGCGACTTCGACGCGGATTTCTTCGAGCACATGTATGTTCCGACGCCCCGGCGCGATCCCGGCCCGGGTGGCGGCGGCATGCTCGACGTGATGGAGCTGATGGCATTGAGTTGCTTCGCCCTGCAGGACGGCACCGTCTTCCATACGTATTCGACCTACGATCGCGGCACCGAGGCGTTGAACGCCACGTGGCAGCTGCTCGACCGTGCGCCGAAGGGGCGCGGTGACGACTTCTCCCACTGGCCACGCAAGCGCGACGAGTACGACAACTAG
- the ahcY gene encoding adenosylhomocysteinase, producing MTELKVDVRNGIDYKVADLSLAEFGRKEIRLAEHEMPGLMALRREYHDVQPLKGARISGSLHMTVQTAVLIETLVALGAEVRWASCNIFSTQDHAAAAVVVGPNGTPEEPKGTPVFAWKGETLEEYWWAAEQMLTWAGEPANMILDDGGDATMLVLRGAQYEKAGVVPPAEDDDSAEWKVFLNLVRTRFETEKDKWTKIAEAVKGVTEETTTGVLRLYQFEAAGDLPFPAINVNDSVTKSKFDNKYGTRHSLIDGINRGTDVLIGGKAALVCGYGDVGKGCAEALKAQGARVAVTEIDPINALQALMDGFEVKSVEEAIGWADIVITATGNQGIITLEHMKAMKHQAILGNIGHFDDEIEMARLERSGATRINIKPQVDEWVFGDSGKSIIVLSEGRLLNLGNATGHPSFVMSNSFSNQVIAQIELWTKNDEYDNAVYRLAKHLDEKVARIHVEALGGTLTKLTKEQAEYIGVDVEGPYKPEHYRY from the coding sequence ATGACTGAGTTGAAGGTCGACGTCCGCAACGGCATCGATTACAAGGTTGCTGACCTGTCGCTGGCCGAGTTCGGCCGCAAGGAGATTCGGCTGGCCGAGCACGAGATGCCCGGGCTGATGGCGCTTCGCCGGGAGTACCACGATGTGCAGCCGCTCAAGGGCGCGCGCATCTCGGGCTCGCTGCACATGACGGTCCAGACCGCCGTGCTGATCGAGACCCTGGTCGCGCTCGGCGCCGAAGTGCGGTGGGCGTCGTGCAACATCTTCTCCACCCAGGACCACGCGGCGGCGGCCGTCGTCGTCGGACCGAACGGGACTCCCGAGGAGCCCAAGGGCACTCCGGTGTTCGCCTGGAAGGGCGAGACGCTCGAGGAGTACTGGTGGGCCGCAGAACAGATGCTCACCTGGGCGGGTGAGCCCGCCAACATGATCCTCGACGACGGCGGCGACGCGACCATGCTGGTGCTGCGCGGTGCGCAGTATGAGAAGGCCGGCGTCGTACCGCCCGCCGAAGACGACGACTCGGCCGAGTGGAAGGTCTTCCTGAACCTGGTGCGGACGCGGTTCGAGACCGAGAAGGACAAGTGGACGAAGATCGCCGAGGCGGTCAAGGGTGTCACCGAGGAGACGACAACCGGAGTGCTACGCCTGTACCAGTTCGAGGCGGCCGGTGATCTTCCGTTCCCCGCGATCAACGTCAACGACTCGGTCACCAAGAGCAAGTTCGACAACAAGTACGGCACCCGGCATTCGCTGATCGACGGCATCAACCGCGGCACCGACGTACTCATCGGCGGCAAGGCTGCCCTGGTCTGTGGCTACGGCGATGTCGGTAAGGGCTGCGCCGAGGCCCTCAAGGCTCAGGGCGCCCGAGTCGCGGTCACCGAGATCGACCCGATCAACGCGCTGCAGGCGTTGATGGATGGCTTCGAGGTCAAGTCGGTCGAAGAAGCGATCGGCTGGGCGGACATCGTCATCACGGCGACCGGCAATCAGGGCATCATCACCCTCGAGCACATGAAGGCGATGAAGCACCAGGCGATACTGGGCAACATCGGCCACTTCGACGACGAGATCGAGATGGCGCGCCTGGAGCGCTCGGGCGCCACGCGGATCAACATCAAGCCGCAGGTCGACGAGTGGGTCTTCGGCGATTCCGGTAAGTCGATCATCGTGCTGTCCGAGGGTCGTCTGCTGAACCTGGGTAACGCGACCGGTCACCCGTCGTTCGTGATGAGCAACAGCTTCTCCAACCAGGTGATCGCGCAGATCGAGCTGTGGACCAAGAACGACGAGTACGACAACGCGGTGTACCGCTTGGCCAAGCACCTCGATGAGAAGGTGGCGCGCATCCACGTCGAAGCGCTCGGCGGCACGCTGACCAAGCTCACCAAGGAGCAGGCGGAGTACATCGGCGTGGACGTCGAGGGCCCGTACAAGCCGGAGCACTACCGCTACTGA
- the alkX gene encoding TetR family transcriptional regulator AlkX has product MTSVARVRSSRDRRTAQRIPYAEASRVLLRDSILDGMREELLSRDWSAITLSHVAKAAGISRQTIYNEFGSRQGLAQAYALRLADRLVDQIDDAIVGNEGDVHAAFVQGFRDFFTESAADPLVISLLTGDFKPDLLQLITTDSGPIITHCSQRLTATFVDSWVRCSDEDAGVLARAIVRLAMSYVSMPPEADHDVASDLARLMTPFAERYGVGDTS; this is encoded by the coding sequence ATGACTAGTGTCGCGAGGGTGAGAAGCTCTCGCGACCGCCGGACCGCGCAGCGCATCCCGTACGCCGAAGCGTCGAGGGTGTTGCTGCGCGATTCGATTCTCGACGGCATGCGCGAGGAACTGCTCAGCCGCGACTGGTCGGCGATCACGCTGTCGCACGTCGCCAAGGCCGCGGGTATCAGCCGTCAGACCATCTACAACGAGTTCGGCTCGCGCCAAGGTCTGGCGCAGGCGTATGCGCTGCGCCTGGCCGACCGGCTCGTCGACCAGATCGACGACGCGATCGTCGGCAACGAGGGCGACGTGCACGCGGCCTTCGTCCAGGGCTTTCGGGACTTCTTCACCGAATCGGCCGCCGATCCGCTGGTGATCTCGCTGCTCACCGGCGACTTCAAACCCGATCTGCTCCAGCTGATCACCACCGACAGCGGTCCGATCATCACGCACTGCTCTCAGCGGCTGACTGCGACCTTCGTCGACAGCTGGGTCAGATGCAGCGATGAGGACGCGGGAGTGCTGGCGCGGGCGATCGTCCGCCTCGCCATGAGCTACGTGTCGATGCCGCCCGAAGCAGATCACGATGTCGCATCTGACCTGGCCCGTTTGATGACGCCGTTCGCCGAACGCTACGGTGTTGGGGATACCTCTTAG
- the mtrA gene encoding two-component system response regulator MtrA, translating into MDTMRQRILVVDDDPSLAEMLTIVLRGEGFDTAVIGDGTQALTAVRELRPDLVLLDLMLPGMNGIDVCRVLRADSGVPIVMLTAKTDTVDVVLGLESGADDYVMKPFKPKELVARVRARLRRNEDEPAEMLSIADVDIDVPAHKVTRLGEQISLTPLEFDLLVALARKPRQVFTRDVLLEQVWGYRHPADTRLVNVHVQRLRAKVEKDPENPQVVLTVRGVGYKAGPP; encoded by the coding sequence ATGGACACCATGAGGCAAAGGATTCTGGTTGTCGATGACGACCCTTCGCTCGCCGAGATGCTCACCATCGTGCTGCGCGGGGAGGGCTTCGACACCGCGGTCATCGGTGACGGCACCCAAGCGCTGACCGCAGTCCGCGAACTGCGGCCCGACCTGGTGCTGCTCGACCTGATGTTGCCCGGCATGAACGGCATCGACGTGTGCCGCGTTCTGCGCGCGGACTCCGGGGTGCCGATCGTCATGCTGACGGCCAAGACCGACACGGTCGACGTCGTCCTCGGGTTGGAGTCCGGCGCCGACGACTACGTGATGAAGCCGTTCAAACCGAAGGAACTCGTCGCCCGCGTGCGCGCCCGCCTTCGCCGCAACGAGGATGAGCCCGCCGAGATGCTGTCGATCGCCGACGTGGACATCGACGTGCCTGCTCACAAGGTCACCCGACTGGGTGAGCAGATCTCCCTGACGCCGCTGGAGTTCGACCTCTTGGTGGCGTTGGCGCGCAAACCGCGGCAGGTGTTTACTCGAGATGTGCTGCTCGAACAGGTGTGGGGGTACCGACACCCGGCGGACACTCGTTTGGTGAACGTGCATGTCCAGCGTTTGCGGGCCAAGGTCGAAAAAGACCCGGAGAATCCGCAGGTGGTGCTGACCGTTCGAGGAGTGGGGTATAAGGCCGGACCTCCGTGA
- a CDS encoding dTMP kinase, which produces MLIVIEGVDGAGKRTLTNGLRTAFEGARKTVTTLSFPRYHESITADLAAEALHGAHGDLAESVHAMAVLFALDRAGAKAEIARRADTYDVVILDRYVASNAAYSAARLHQGADGEVVEWVRDLEYGRLQLPKPDAQILLAVPIELAAARADHRAREEADRAKDAYERDDGLQRRTGQVYAELAAANWCGPWKVAPPEVDAAKLAAELVQ; this is translated from the coding sequence GTGCTCATCGTGATCGAAGGTGTCGACGGCGCCGGCAAGCGCACACTGACCAACGGTCTGCGTACCGCGTTCGAGGGGGCACGAAAGACCGTCACCACTCTGTCCTTTCCCCGCTACCACGAATCCATCACCGCTGACCTCGCCGCCGAGGCCCTGCACGGCGCCCACGGCGACCTCGCCGAGTCGGTGCATGCGATGGCCGTGCTGTTCGCCCTCGACCGTGCCGGCGCCAAAGCCGAAATCGCTCGACGCGCCGACACCTACGACGTGGTGATCCTCGACCGCTACGTCGCATCCAACGCGGCCTACAGCGCGGCCCGGCTGCACCAGGGAGCCGACGGGGAGGTCGTCGAATGGGTGCGCGACCTCGAGTACGGCCGCCTCCAGCTGCCCAAGCCCGACGCCCAGATCCTGCTGGCGGTGCCGATCGAGCTCGCCGCCGCTCGCGCCGACCACCGTGCCCGCGAGGAAGCCGACCGCGCGAAGGACGCCTACGAGCGCGACGACGGCCTCCAGCGCCGCACCGGGCAGGTCTACGCCGAGCTGGCCGCCGCGAATTGGTGTGGACCGTGGAAGGTCGCCCCGCCGGAGGTCGACGCGGCGAAGCTAGCCGCAGAGCTGGTTCAATAG